One Streptomyces sp. RPA4-2 genomic window carries:
- a CDS encoding HAMP domain-containing protein has product MESGAATRGTKTRAKDGQSLNSQRAPRNGTTEVDSAALSRLLAALVSMRDGNFRKRLTVSGDGVMSEIAAVFNEVADRNLHLTGELSRVRRMVGREGKLTERLETGACEGSWAAAIDASNALVDDLVRPVSEVGRVLSAVAEGDLSPRMELRAQAADGNGHPLRGEFLKVGRTVNNLVDQLSTFTDEVTRVASEVGTEGKLGGQARVRGMSGSWKDLTDSVNTMAYRLTAQVRDIALVTTAVAKGDLSRKVTVHVAGEMLELKNTVNTMVDQLSSFSSEVTRVAREVGTEGELGGQAQVPGVAGVWKDLTDSVNLMAGNLTAQVRGIAQVTTAVANGDLSQKVTVSARGEVAQLAETINQMTETLRTFADEVTRVANEVGGEGRLGGQANVPGAAGTWKDLTDSVNTVFRNLTTQVRDIAAVTTAVANGDLSQKVSVEVAGEMLELKNTVNTMVDQLSSFGDEVTRVAREIGVEGELGGQAQVPGAAGTWKDLTDSVNTAFRNLTGQVRNIAQVTTAVANGDLSQKVTVDVSGEMLQLKNTVNTMVDQLSSFADQVTRMARDVGTEGRLGGQARVDGVSGTWKELTDSVNFMAGNLTSQVRQIAQVTTAVARGDLSQKIDVDARGEILELKNTINTMVDQLSAFADQVTRVAREVGTEGRLGGQAQVPGVAGVWRDLTDSVNGMAGNLTAQVRNIAQVATAVARGDLSQKIDVDARGEILELKNTLNTMVDQLSNFAEQVTRVAREVGTEGRLGGQAEVQGVSGTWKDLTQSVNFMANNLTIQVRNIAEVTTAVAMGDLSKKITVDAKGEILELVTTVNTMVDQLSSFAEQVTRVAREVGTEGQLGGQARVPGVTGIWKDLSDNVNLMAYNLTMQVRNISQVAAAVANGDLTRTVTIEARGEVAQLADTFNTMVKTLSSFAEQVTKVAREVGTDGILGGQAHVPGVAGTWKDLTESVNGMASNLTGQVRNIAMVTTAIAKGDLTKKIDIDARGEILELKTTINTMVDQLSSFAEEVTRVAREVGTEGQLGGQARVRDVDGTWRDLTESVNEMAGNLTRQVRAIARVATAVTRGDLNLKIDVDASGEIQELQDYINKMIANLRDTTIANKEQDWLKGNLARISALMQGRRDLDDVASLIMSELTPVVSAQHGAFFLSMPLVDGRDARDEDEEAYELRMLGSYGYSMGSMPTSFRPGEALIGTAAQEKRTILVENAPSGYLKISSGLGEAPPAQVIVLPVLFEGTVLGVIELASFTPFTQIQKDFLNQIAEMIATSVNTISVNTKTEVLLKQSQELTEQLRERSAELENRQKALQDSNAELEDKAELLAQQNRDIEVKNTEIEEARQVLEERAEQLAVSMRYKSEFLANMSHELRTPLNSLLILAKLLADNAESNLTPKQVEFAETIHGAGSDLLQLINDILDLSKVEAGKMDVSPTRIALVQLVDYVEATFRPLTAEKGLDFSVRVSPELPATLHTDEQRLLQVLRNLLSNAVKFTDSGAVELVIRPAGADVPVAIREQLLEAGSLRDADADLIAFSVTDTGIGIAASKMRVIFEAFKQADGTTSRKYGGTGLGLSISREIARLLGGEIHAQSEPGRGSTFTLYLPLHPSELPPQGYGQLAPTLGAGELLASEAERAGADIETPAEVKSYQETQNGPAALFRRRRRALPVAESRPGLTAQPNGAGGPAQEQWPVAAQQETASQARGGIRFEGEKVLIVDDDIRNVFALTSVLEQHGLSVLYAENGREGIEVLEQHDDVTVVLMDIMMPEMDGYATTTAIRRMPQFAGLPIIALTAKAMKGDREKAIESGASDYVTKPVDPDHLLSVMEQWMRGE; this is encoded by the coding sequence GTGGAGTCTGGCGCAGCGACGCGGGGCACTAAGACGCGCGCAAAAGACGGACAGTCCCTGAACAGCCAGCGCGCGCCGCGCAACGGCACCACCGAGGTGGACTCGGCGGCTCTGAGCAGGCTGCTGGCCGCCCTGGTGTCGATGCGGGACGGCAATTTCCGCAAGCGCCTCACGGTCTCCGGCGACGGCGTGATGTCGGAGATCGCCGCGGTCTTCAACGAGGTGGCCGACCGCAACCTGCATCTGACGGGTGAACTGTCTCGGGTGAGGCGGATGGTCGGGCGTGAGGGCAAACTCACGGAGCGGCTGGAGACGGGCGCCTGCGAGGGTTCCTGGGCGGCGGCGATCGACGCCTCCAACGCGCTCGTCGACGACCTCGTACGGCCTGTCTCCGAGGTCGGCCGGGTGCTGTCCGCGGTGGCGGAGGGTGATCTGTCGCCCCGCATGGAGTTGCGGGCGCAGGCGGCGGACGGCAACGGGCATCCGCTGCGCGGGGAGTTCCTCAAGGTCGGGCGCACGGTCAACAACCTGGTCGACCAGCTGTCGACGTTCACCGACGAGGTCACCCGGGTGGCCAGCGAGGTCGGCACCGAGGGCAAGCTGGGCGGACAGGCCCGGGTGCGCGGTATGTCCGGTTCGTGGAAGGACCTCACGGATTCGGTCAACACCATGGCGTACCGGCTGACGGCTCAGGTGCGTGACATCGCTCTCGTCACGACGGCGGTCGCCAAGGGTGACTTGTCCCGGAAGGTCACGGTTCACGTGGCCGGCGAGATGCTCGAGCTGAAGAACACCGTCAACACGATGGTGGACCAGCTCTCCTCGTTCTCCTCGGAGGTGACGAGGGTCGCGCGCGAGGTGGGCACCGAGGGTGAACTCGGCGGCCAGGCGCAGGTGCCCGGTGTGGCCGGCGTGTGGAAGGACCTCACCGATTCGGTGAACCTGATGGCCGGCAACCTCACGGCGCAGGTGCGCGGGATCGCGCAGGTGACGACGGCGGTCGCGAACGGTGACCTGTCGCAGAAGGTGACCGTGTCCGCACGCGGTGAGGTCGCGCAGCTCGCCGAGACGATCAACCAGATGACCGAGACGCTGCGGACGTTCGCGGACGAGGTCACGCGCGTGGCCAACGAGGTCGGTGGCGAGGGGCGGCTCGGCGGGCAGGCGAACGTGCCGGGCGCGGCGGGCACGTGGAAGGACCTGACGGACTCCGTCAACACGGTTTTCCGGAACCTCACGACCCAGGTGCGGGACATCGCCGCGGTGACCACGGCGGTCGCCAACGGTGACCTCTCGCAGAAGGTCAGCGTCGAGGTCGCCGGCGAGATGCTGGAGCTGAAGAACACCGTCAACACGATGGTCGACCAGCTGTCGTCCTTCGGTGACGAGGTCACGCGCGTGGCGCGGGAGATCGGTGTCGAGGGTGAACTGGGCGGTCAGGCGCAGGTGCCGGGCGCGGCGGGCACGTGGAAGGACCTGACGGACTCCGTCAACACGGCTTTCAGGAACCTGACCGGACAGGTCCGCAACATCGCGCAGGTGACGACGGCGGTCGCCAACGGTGATCTGTCGCAGAAGGTCACCGTCGACGTCTCCGGCGAGATGCTCCAGCTGAAGAACACCGTGAACACGATGGTGGACCAGCTGTCGTCCTTCGCCGACCAGGTGACGCGGATGGCCCGGGACGTGGGCACGGAGGGCCGCCTCGGCGGTCAGGCCCGCGTGGACGGCGTGTCCGGTACGTGGAAGGAACTGACCGACTCCGTCAACTTCATGGCGGGGAACCTCACCTCGCAGGTGCGGCAGATCGCCCAGGTCACCACGGCGGTGGCGCGGGGTGACCTGTCGCAGAAGATCGACGTGGACGCGCGCGGCGAGATCCTGGAGCTGAAGAACACCATCAACACGATGGTCGACCAGCTCTCGGCCTTCGCGGACCAGGTGACGCGGGTGGCGCGTGAGGTGGGTACGGAGGGCCGGCTCGGCGGTCAGGCGCAGGTGCCGGGTGTCGCGGGTGTGTGGCGCGACCTGACGGACTCCGTGAACGGCATGGCGGGGAACCTGACCGCGCAGGTGCGCAACATCGCGCAGGTCGCGACCGCGGTGGCGCGGGGTGACCTGTCGCAGAAGATCGACGTGGACGCGCGCGGCGAGATCCTGGAGCTGAAGAACACCCTCAACACGATGGTGGACCAGCTCTCGAACTTCGCCGAGCAGGTGACGCGGGTGGCGCGTGAGGTGGGTACGGAGGGCCGGCTCGGCGGGCAGGCCGAGGTGCAGGGTGTCTCCGGCACCTGGAAGGACCTCACGCAGTCCGTGAACTTCATGGCGAACAACCTGACCATCCAGGTGCGCAACATCGCCGAGGTGACCACCGCCGTCGCCATGGGCGACCTGTCCAAGAAGATCACCGTCGACGCCAAGGGCGAGATCCTCGAACTGGTCACCACCGTCAACACGATGGTCGACCAGCTGTCGTCGTTCGCCGAGCAGGTGACCCGGGTCGCCCGCGAGGTGGGCACCGAGGGCCAGTTGGGCGGTCAGGCGCGGGTGCCCGGGGTCACGGGCATCTGGAAGGACCTGAGCGACAACGTCAACCTGATGGCCTACAACCTCACGATGCAGGTGCGGAACATCTCGCAGGTGGCGGCGGCCGTCGCCAACGGCGACCTGACCCGGACGGTGACGATCGAGGCGCGCGGCGAGGTCGCGCAGCTCGCCGACACCTTCAACACCATGGTGAAGACGCTGAGTTCGTTCGCCGAGCAGGTCACCAAGGTGGCCCGCGAGGTGGGCACGGACGGCATCCTCGGCGGCCAGGCACACGTTCCGGGAGTCGCCGGTACGTGGAAGGACCTCACCGAGTCCGTGAACGGGATGGCGTCCAACCTGACCGGCCAGGTGCGCAACATCGCGATGGTCACCACGGCCATCGCCAAGGGCGACCTGACGAAGAAGATCGACATCGACGCCCGCGGTGAGATCCTCGAACTGAAGACCACCATCAACACGATGGTCGACCAGCTGTCGTCCTTCGCGGAGGAGGTCACCCGAGTGGCCCGCGAGGTGGGCACCGAGGGCCAGTTGGGCGGTCAGGCGCGGGTCCGTGACGTCGACGGCACCTGGCGCGACCTCACCGAGTCGGTGAACGAGATGGCCGGGAACCTGACCCGGCAGGTGCGTGCCATCGCGCGCGTGGCGACCGCGGTGACCCGCGGTGACCTGAACCTGAAGATCGACGTGGACGCCTCGGGCGAGATCCAGGAACTTCAGGACTACATCAACAAGATGATCGCCAACCTGCGCGACACCACCATCGCCAACAAGGAACAGGACTGGCTCAAGGGCAACCTGGCCCGTATCTCCGCGCTGATGCAGGGACGGCGGGACCTGGACGACGTGGCCTCGCTGATCATGAGCGAACTGACGCCGGTGGTCTCCGCCCAGCACGGCGCGTTCTTCCTGTCGATGCCGCTGGTCGACGGGAGGGACGCGAGGGACGAGGACGAGGAGGCGTACGAGCTGCGCATGCTCGGGTCGTACGGCTACTCGATGGGCTCGATGCCGACGTCGTTCCGGCCCGGTGAGGCGCTCATCGGGACGGCCGCCCAGGAGAAGCGCACGATCCTGGTGGAGAACGCGCCGAGCGGCTATCTGAAGATCTCCTCCGGGCTCGGCGAGGCGCCCCCGGCGCAGGTCATCGTCCTTCCGGTGCTCTTCGAGGGGACCGTGCTCGGTGTCATCGAGCTGGCCTCCTTCACGCCGTTCACGCAGATCCAGAAGGACTTCCTGAACCAGATCGCCGAGATGATCGCGACGAGCGTCAACACCATCTCCGTCAACACCAAGACGGAGGTGCTGCTCAAGCAGTCGCAGGAGCTGACCGAGCAGCTCCGGGAGCGGTCGGCGGAGCTGGAGAACCGGCAGAAGGCCCTTCAGGACTCCAACGCGGAACTGGAGGACAAGGCCGAGCTGCTGGCCCAGCAGAACCGCGACATCGAGGTCAAGAACACCGAGATCGAGGAGGCCCGCCAGGTCCTGGAGGAGCGTGCCGAACAGCTCGCGGTGTCCATGCGCTACAAGAGCGAGTTCCTGGCGAACATGTCGCACGAGCTGCGGACGCCGCTCAATTCCTTGCTGATCCTGGCCAAGTTGCTCGCCGACAACGCGGAGTCGAACCTCACCCCGAAGCAGGTCGAGTTCGCCGAGACGATCCACGGCGCGGGGTCCGACCTGCTCCAGCTGATCAACGACATCCTGGACCTGTCGAAGGTCGAGGCCGGGAAGATGGACGTGTCGCCGACGCGTATCGCGCTGGTGCAGCTCGTCGACTACGTGGAGGCGACGTTCCGTCCGCTGACCGCGGAGAAGGGCCTCGACTTCTCGGTCCGGGTGTCGCCGGAACTGCCCGCCACGCTGCACACCGACGAACAGCGGCTCCTCCAGGTGCTGCGCAACCTGCTCTCCAACGCGGTGAAGTTCACCGACTCCGGAGCGGTCGAGCTGGTGATCCGGCCCGCGGGCGCCGATGTGCCGGTGGCCATCCGGGAGCAGCTGCTGGAGGCGGGTTCGCTGCGGGACGCCGACGCCGATCTGATCGCGTTCTCCGTGACCGACACCGGCATCGGGATCGCCGCCAGCAAGATGCGGGTGATTTTCGAGGCCTTCAAGCAGGCGGACGGCACGACGAGCAGGAAGTACGGCGGTACGGGCCTGGGGCTGTCCATCTCGCGGGAGATCGCGCGTCTGCTGGGCGGTGAGATCCACGCCCAGAGCGAGCCGGGACGCGGTTCGACGTTCACGCTGTACCTGCCGCTGCACCCGAGCGAACTGCCTCCGCAGGGCTACGGGCAGCTCGCGCCCACGCTGGGGGCGGGGGAGCTGCTCGCGTCCGAGGCGGAGCGGGCCGGGGCGGACATCGAGACGCCTGCCGAGGTGAAGTCGTACCAGGAGACCCAGAACGGGCCCGCCGCGCTCTTCAGGAGGCGCCGCAGGGCACTGCCGGTGGCCGAGTCGCGTCCTGGGCTGACGGCGCAGCCGAACGGGGCCGGCGGACCCGCCCAGGAGCAGTGGCCGGTCGCGGCGCAGCAGGAGACGGCGTCGCAGGCGCGGGGAGGCATCCGGTTCGAGGGCGAGAAGGTGCTGATCGTCGACGACGACATCCGCAACGTGTTCGCGCTCACCAGCGTCCTGGAGCAGCACGGTCTCTCGGTGCTGTACGCCGAGAACGGCCGTGAGGGTATCGAGGTTCTGGAGCAGCACGATGATGTGACGGTCGTCCTGATGGACATCATGATGCCCGAGATGGACGGCTATGCGACGACCACGGCGATTCGCCGGATGCCGCAGTTCGCCGGACTGCCGATCATCGCGCTCACGGCGAAGGCGATGAAGGGCGACCGTGAGAAGGCCATCGAGTCCGGGGCGTCCGACTACGTCACCAAGCCGGTCGATCCCGATCACCTGCTCTCCGTGATGGAGCAGTGGATGCGAGGGGAGTGA
- a CDS encoding SpoIIE family protein phosphatase produces the protein MTTGLHPGGPPQDPRPTGNQALPHQEQAGPAPLHADNRTGSSVITARAAASFDPVGRSVATARSFVRDTLQGWGFADIVDDAVVLTSELVTNAVVHAGTSADVLCLRSDEGVRIEVADRYPEREIPLQASAVNMGSPDREGGRGLQLCAALAGHWGVEYSPTHKQVWFQLDLPERPVGTRTAGPSLPAHLLPLADGRVRVAVIQIDRACSISAWNEDAEDLFGYAAEQVTGKPLTDLAAWPHTPGTSTGIVEALQLSRWEGSYGIRGASGRVTPVYASHLRVRDTGGEPSTVCLLVRDHERAVLQTPLRASATDTTTSSEGQATDPFEVFIGSPAPDDLDGLLQRTVERARDMLDGDSAFLLLATDDETELEVRASTGLPSARQRFARVPVEAGPGRYGSARMPAVHEDLMVVPGAVPLLGGTGMRSVVTVPLKVEGRLTGSLGVAAESPSRYSNEEALRLQFAADRIALAVESARLGELERLRRGSLSFLVEASDLLAGTLDRDQTLALMAQMTVPTLATWCAVYTIADQASDPYLSYVLHEDEERIDGLKALLSKIAPPDPVPTPGARVWPAPAEAAHQAALRTSMRSLGLGERSPVSSGIGTTLATAAAVGGETVVLPLVARNRVIGMLTLGKPSDEHFRQEILELAEDLSRRAALALDNARLYSERTAISQSLQRSLLPPELPHIEGVEVEVIYRAAGEGNEVGGDFYDLFPIRDGAYGFAIGDVCGTGPEAAAVTGLARHALRLLAREGFGGPAVLERLNSAILDEGARSRFLTLLYGELWPQEDGSAVLKVVCAGHPLPLRLRQDGTVEAAAEPQPLLGVMEDLELYEQTVTLDPGDVLLCVTDGVTERREGTRMLGDDGLTDVLTTCTGLTAGAVAARVMRAVERFASDAPSDDMAILAMRVPGLQVD, from the coding sequence ATGACCACCGGACTGCATCCTGGGGGACCGCCTCAGGATCCTCGGCCGACAGGGAACCAGGCGCTGCCCCACCAGGAGCAGGCCGGGCCGGCACCGCTGCACGCCGACAACCGGACAGGGAGTTCTGTGATCACCGCGCGCGCGGCCGCCAGCTTCGACCCCGTGGGACGATCGGTCGCGACCGCCCGTTCCTTCGTCCGCGACACCCTCCAGGGGTGGGGCTTCGCCGACATCGTCGACGACGCCGTGGTCCTGACCAGCGAGCTGGTCACCAATGCCGTTGTGCACGCGGGCACCTCCGCCGACGTCCTGTGTCTGCGCAGCGACGAGGGCGTACGCATCGAGGTGGCGGACCGCTACCCAGAACGTGAGATTCCACTCCAGGCGTCGGCCGTGAACATGGGCAGCCCGGACCGCGAGGGCGGCCGCGGTCTCCAGCTCTGCGCGGCGCTGGCCGGCCACTGGGGCGTCGAGTACTCCCCCACCCACAAGCAGGTCTGGTTCCAGCTCGACCTCCCCGAGCGCCCGGTGGGGACACGCACCGCGGGCCCTTCCCTCCCCGCCCATCTCCTTCCGCTCGCAGACGGCCGGGTGCGCGTCGCGGTCATCCAGATCGACCGCGCCTGCTCCATCTCGGCGTGGAACGAGGACGCGGAGGACCTCTTCGGGTACGCCGCCGAGCAGGTCACCGGCAAACCGCTGACCGATCTCGCGGCCTGGCCGCACACCCCGGGCACCAGCACCGGCATCGTCGAGGCCCTTCAGCTCTCGCGCTGGGAGGGCAGTTACGGCATCCGCGGCGCGAGCGGCCGCGTCACCCCCGTCTACGCCTCCCACCTCCGGGTCCGTGACACGGGCGGCGAGCCCTCGACCGTCTGCCTCCTCGTGCGCGACCACGAACGGGCCGTGCTGCAGACCCCGTTGCGCGCCTCCGCCACGGACACGACGACCAGCTCCGAGGGCCAGGCCACGGACCCCTTCGAGGTCTTCATCGGTTCTCCGGCCCCCGATGACCTGGACGGGCTTCTCCAGCGCACAGTGGAGCGCGCCCGCGACATGCTCGACGGCGACTCCGCCTTTCTGCTCCTGGCCACCGACGACGAAACGGAGTTGGAGGTGCGCGCCTCGACGGGCCTGCCCTCCGCCCGCCAGCGCTTCGCCCGCGTCCCCGTCGAGGCCGGCCCCGGCCGCTACGGCTCGGCCCGGATGCCGGCCGTCCACGAGGATCTGATGGTCGTCCCCGGCGCCGTCCCCCTGCTGGGCGGCACCGGCATGCGTTCGGTGGTCACGGTCCCGCTGAAGGTCGAGGGGCGCCTGACGGGCTCTCTCGGTGTCGCCGCCGAGTCGCCCTCCAGATACTCCAACGAGGAGGCGCTGCGCCTCCAGTTCGCCGCGGACCGGATCGCGCTGGCGGTGGAATCGGCCCGTCTGGGCGAGCTGGAACGCCTGCGCCGCGGCTCGCTCTCCTTCCTCGTGGAGGCGTCCGACCTCCTCGCCGGCACCCTCGACCGTGACCAGACCCTGGCCCTGATGGCCCAGATGACCGTCCCGACGCTGGCCACCTGGTGTGCCGTCTACACGATCGCCGACCAGGCCTCGGACCCGTATCTCTCCTATGTCCTGCACGAGGACGAGGAACGCATCGACGGCCTGAAGGCCCTGCTGTCGAAGATCGCCCCGCCGGACCCGGTCCCCACTCCGGGCGCCCGTGTCTGGCCGGCCCCCGCCGAGGCGGCCCATCAGGCGGCGCTGCGCACCTCCATGCGCAGCCTGGGCCTCGGCGAACGCTCACCGGTGAGTTCCGGCATCGGCACGACGCTGGCGACGGCCGCGGCGGTCGGGGGCGAGACGGTCGTACTGCCCCTGGTGGCCCGCAACCGGGTCATCGGGATGCTGACGCTCGGCAAGCCGTCCGACGAGCACTTCCGGCAGGAGATCCTGGAGCTGGCCGAGGACCTCTCCCGAAGGGCCGCCCTGGCCCTCGACAACGCTCGTCTGTACTCGGAGCGCACGGCGATCAGCCAGTCCCTCCAGCGCAGCCTCCTGCCCCCGGAACTCCCCCACATCGAGGGCGTCGAGGTCGAGGTCATCTACCGCGCGGCCGGCGAGGGCAACGAGGTCGGCGGCGACTTCTACGACCTCTTCCCGATCCGCGACGGTGCCTACGGCTTCGCCATCGGTGACGTCTGCGGTACGGGCCCGGAGGCCGCGGCGGTCACGGGCCTGGCCCGGCACGCGCTGCGGTTGCTGGCCCGCGAGGGTTTCGGCGGACCGGCGGTCCTGGAGCGGCTGAACTCGGCGATCCTCGACGAGGGCGCCCGCAGTCGCTTCCTGACGCTGTTGTACGGCGAGTTGTGGCCCCAGGAGGACGGCAGCGCCGTGCTGAAGGTGGTCTGCGCCGGCCATCCGCTCCCGCTCCGTCTGCGCCAGGACGGCACGGTGGAGGCAGCCGCCGAACCGCAGCCGCTCCTCGGCGTCATGGAGGACCTGGAGCTGTACGAGCAGACGGTCACTCTCGATCCGGGCGATGTGCTGCTGTGCGTGACGGACGGCGTCACGGAACGCCGTGAGGGCACCCGCATGTTGGGGGACGACGGTCTCACGGACGTCCTCACCACGTGTACGGGTCTGACGGCGGGCGCGGTGGCCGCCCGGGTGATGCGCGCGGTGGAACGCTTCGCCTCCGACGCCCCGTCCGACGACATGGCGATTCTGGCGATGCGGGTACCGGGTCTGCAGGTGGACTGA
- a CDS encoding two-component system response regulator, protein MVQKAKILLVDDRPENLLALEAILSALDQTLVRASSGEEALKALLTDDFAVILLDVQMPGMDGFETAAHIKRRERTRDIPIIFLTAINHGPHHTFRGYAAGAVDYISKPFDPWVLRAKVSVFVELYMKNCQLREQAALLRLQLEGGGKVALGSAKEPAGLLAELSARLAAVEEQAEALSKQLDDDSADAAAVATAAHLERKLTGLRRALDALEPGTGNGAASVPSQS, encoded by the coding sequence ATGGTGCAGAAGGCCAAGATCCTCCTGGTCGATGACCGGCCGGAGAATCTGCTGGCGCTGGAGGCGATCCTCTCCGCGCTCGATCAGACACTGGTGCGGGCATCGTCCGGGGAGGAAGCGCTCAAAGCACTACTCACGGACGACTTCGCGGTCATTCTGCTGGACGTACAGATGCCGGGCATGGACGGGTTCGAAACCGCCGCGCACATCAAGCGGCGAGAACGGACCCGGGACATCCCGATCATCTTCCTCACCGCGATCAACCACGGTCCGCATCACACCTTCCGGGGGTACGCGGCGGGTGCGGTGGACTACATCTCCAAGCCGTTCGACCCGTGGGTGCTGCGCGCGAAGGTCTCGGTCTTCGTCGAGCTCTACATGAAGAACTGCCAACTGCGTGAGCAGGCCGCGCTGCTGCGGCTCCAGCTGGAGGGCGGCGGCAAGGTGGCGCTCGGCAGCGCCAAGGAGCCGGCCGGTCTCCTCGCCGAACTCTCGGCGCGGCTCGCGGCCGTTGAGGAACAGGCCGAGGCGCTGTCCAAGCAGCTCGACGACGACTCGGCGGACGCGGCGGCGGTGGCGACCGCCGCCCATCTCGAGCGCAAACTCACCGGACTGCGCCGGGCACTGGACGCGTTGGAGCCGGGCACGGGCAACGGCGCGGCGTCGGTTCCCTCGCAGAGCTGA